A stretch of Campylobacter concisus DNA encodes these proteins:
- a CDS encoding TIGR00730 family Rossman fold protein yields MNNELVSDLLNFPNVLKYKNKNVTFFGSARFDEENFYCKKAYELAYKLNELGYAILTGGGDGIMRAANKGAFDSAKSPSIALNVRLPFEQNTNPYVTAKYLFSNLSPRKFALTDRSVAFVVFPGGFGTLDELFEILVLAQVGSKKVKIFLFGSEFWQGLDEFIKNTLVSQKTIKKEDINLYKITDDLELIVDEILAI; encoded by the coding sequence ATGAATAATGAATTAGTTAGTGATCTTTTAAATTTTCCAAACGTCTTAAAATATAAAAATAAAAATGTTACCTTCTTTGGCTCGGCTAGATTTGATGAAGAAAATTTCTACTGCAAAAAGGCTTATGAACTAGCTTATAAGCTAAACGAGCTGGGATATGCCATCTTAACTGGTGGCGGAGACGGCATAATGAGAGCCGCAAACAAGGGTGCATTTGATAGTGCAAAATCGCCAAGCATAGCCCTAAATGTGAGACTTCCGTTTGAACAAAATACAAACCCTTACGTCACAGCAAAATATCTCTTTTCAAATTTAAGCCCAAGAAAATTTGCACTTACCGATCGTTCAGTCGCATTTGTCGTCTTTCCAGGTGGCTTTGGCACTCTTGATGAACTTTTTGAAATTTTAGTACTTGCTCAAGTTGGTAGTAAAAAAGTAAAAATTTTTCTTTTTGGGAGTGAATTTTGGCAAGGGCTTGATGAGTTTATAAAAAATACGCTAGTTAGCCAAAAAACAATAAAAAAAGAAGATATAAATTTATACAAAATCACCGATGATTTAGAGCTTATTGTAGATGAAATTTTGGCTATTTAA
- a CDS encoding P-loop NTPase: MNNQAQKLKNLVQSQSKSKNTHFIAITSGKGGVGKSTISANLANVLSKNGYKVGLFDADIGLANLDVILNVKMGKNLLHVLKGECSLKDILIPINKNLILIPGESGDEILKFNNQFLFERFLDEASELDELDFLIIDTGAGIGGSTQLFLEAADEVVVVTVPDPAAITDAYAVIKIVSRFKSSELLLLNMVKNEAEATRIYENIKRVANANIGPSLILDLVGYVASDRSVARSIKQRTLFTDDAPYADPSVQIKQIASNLLYRLERKVLNDEQSRSFGGFFKRLIEQF, encoded by the coding sequence ATGAATAATCAAGCACAAAAACTAAAAAATTTAGTCCAGTCTCAAAGTAAGAGCAAAAATACGCATTTTATTGCGATAACTAGCGGCAAAGGCGGTGTTGGTAAGAGTACGATAAGCGCAAATTTAGCAAATGTTTTATCAAAAAATGGCTACAAAGTAGGACTATTTGATGCTGACATCGGCCTTGCAAACCTTGATGTGATCCTAAATGTAAAAATGGGTAAAAATTTACTTCACGTGCTAAAGGGCGAGTGCAGCCTAAAAGATATCTTGATACCTATAAATAAAAATTTGATCCTTATCCCTGGCGAGAGTGGTGATGAAATTTTAAAATTTAACAATCAGTTTTTATTTGAGAGATTTTTAGATGAGGCAAGCGAGCTTGATGAGCTTGACTTTTTGATAATTGATACTGGAGCTGGCATAGGTGGTAGCACGCAGCTATTTTTAGAGGCAGCTGATGAGGTCGTGGTGGTAACCGTGCCTGATCCTGCGGCGATAACTGATGCATATGCTGTGATAAAGATCGTTTCAAGGTTTAAAAGTAGCGAGCTTTTACTGTTAAATATGGTAAAAAATGAGGCCGAGGCGACAAGAATTTATGAAAATATAAAGCGAGTGGCTAACGCAAATATCGGACCTAGTTTAATTTTAGATCTCGTAGGCTACGTAGCTTCTGATAGAAGCGTAGCAAGGAGTATAAAGCAAAGGACGCTCTTTACAGATGATGCTCCATATGCTGATCCTAGCGTACAGATCAAGCAGATAGCTTCGAATTTGCTTTATAGGTTGGAACGAAAAGTGCTTAACGATGAGCAAAGCAGGAGCTTTGGGGGCTTCTTTAAGCGTTTGATAGAACAATTTTGA
- the fliM gene encoding flagellar motor switch protein FliM: protein MADILSQEEIDALLEVVDEDGDTSNIEVEERSQGEQKQIIIYDFKRPNRVSKEQLRAIKGIHDKLARNLASQISSVMRSIVEIRLHSVDQMTYGEFLMSLPSPTSFNVFSIKPLDGNCVLEINPSIAFPMIDRLLGGTGENFEANRELTDIEVNLLDAVLRMIMQRLKESWSMITDMYPNVEAKESSPNVVQIVSQNEIVIMVVMEIIVGGSSGMINLCYPVIYLEPILSRLANRDIMLGETSAKKSRNKELKTLIGRAEILYEAILGKSIISVNEFLNLKEGDILRLDRGADDKAIVCIDKKEVFLAEVGLHRFRKSIRIEQLIRSDKDEIKNILEKYEEERKAKLMAYEANERNMEEEESDEDDE, encoded by the coding sequence ATGGCTGATATTTTAAGTCAAGAAGAGATAGACGCGCTACTTGAAGTTGTTGATGAAGACGGCGATACGAGTAATATCGAGGTTGAAGAGAGATCGCAAGGCGAACAAAAGCAGATTATTATTTATGATTTTAAGCGTCCAAACCGCGTTAGTAAAGAGCAGCTTCGTGCGATAAAAGGTATCCATGATAAGCTTGCTAGAAATTTAGCTAGTCAAATTTCTAGTGTTATGAGAAGTATTGTTGAGATCAGACTTCACAGTGTTGATCAGATGACTTATGGCGAATTTTTGATGAGCTTGCCAAGTCCAACTAGTTTTAATGTCTTTTCTATAAAACCGCTTGATGGAAACTGCGTTTTGGAGATAAATCCAAGCATTGCTTTTCCGATGATAGATCGTTTGCTTGGCGGAACTGGTGAAAATTTTGAGGCAAATAGAGAACTAACCGACATTGAAGTAAATTTGCTTGATGCGGTGCTTAGAATGATCATGCAGCGTCTTAAAGAGAGCTGGTCAATGATAACTGATATGTACCCAAATGTGGAAGCAAAAGAGAGCAGTCCAAATGTCGTACAGATCGTCTCTCAAAATGAGATCGTCATCATGGTCGTTATGGAGATCATAGTTGGTGGCTCAAGCGGTATGATAAATTTATGCTATCCGGTTATCTACCTAGAACCGATACTCTCACGCCTTGCAAACAGGGACATTATGCTTGGTGAAACAAGTGCAAAAAAGAGCAGAAACAAAGAGCTAAAAACACTTATCGGACGAGCAGAAATTTTATATGAAGCCATACTTGGCAAGTCGATCATCAGCGTAAATGAGTTTTTAAATTTAAAAGAAGGCGATATTTTAAGGCTTGATAGAGGAGCTGATGATAAGGCGATCGTTTGTATAGATAAAAAAGAAGTTTTCTTGGCTGAGGTCGGACTTCATAGATTTAGAAAATCTATAAGAATTGAGCAGTTAATACGCTCCGATAAAGATGAGATCAAAAACATCCTAGAAAAATATGAAGAAGAGAGAAAAGCAAAACTAATGGCCTATGAAGCCAACGAACGCAATATGGAAGAAGAAGAGAGTGACGAAGATGATGAATGA
- a CDS encoding RNA polymerase sigma factor FliA has protein sequence MHELKQKQLNAYKNTIKKEQDEIVLKYMPALRAMAFRLKERLPSSIDANDLISIGVEEMIKLSRKYDKEQNDSFWGYGKKRIYGSMLDYLRTLDVVSRSDRKLVKSINSEIDNYFNEHEEEPSDEYLADKLNEDIEKIREARGVSGIITILPIDEQMELIGQSDVEKSIEREDLILKIEEALKDFDERDQMLVQLYYYEELNLKEISQIMNISESRISQIHKRLLDRIRRSLGV, from the coding sequence ATGCACGAGTTAAAGCAAAAGCAGCTTAACGCTTATAAAAACACGATAAAAAAAGAACAAGACGAGATTGTCTTAAAATACATGCCAGCATTGCGTGCAATGGCGTTTAGATTAAAGGAGCGTTTGCCATCAAGTATAGATGCAAATGATCTGATAAGTATTGGCGTTGAAGAGATGATAAAGCTTAGCAGGAAGTATGACAAAGAGCAAAATGACTCTTTTTGGGGGTATGGTAAGAAGAGAATTTATGGATCTATGCTTGATTATCTAAGGACGCTTGATGTTGTTAGTAGAAGCGATAGAAAGCTAGTAAAGAGCATAAACAGCGAGATAGATAACTACTTTAATGAGCATGAAGAAGAACCAAGTGATGAGTATTTAGCTGATAAATTAAATGAAGATATCGAAAAAATAAGAGAGGCAAGAGGTGTTAGCGGTATCATAACTATTTTGCCAATAGACGAGCAAATGGAGCTAATTGGTCAAAGCGATGTCGAGAAGAGCATTGAAAGAGAAGATCTTATTTTAAAAATAGAAGAAGCTTTAAAAGATTTTGACGAAAGAGATCAGATGTTGGTTCAGCTTTATTATTATGAAGAGCTAAATTTAAAAGAGATAAGCCAGATCATGAATATCAGCGAGAGTAGAATTTCACAAATTCATAAACGTTTGCTTGATCGTATCAGGCGTAGCTTGGGGGTTTAA
- the flhF gene encoding flagellar biosynthesis protein FlhF — MATKFHTFTGESTIEALKKAQETCGEKAILVTTKQIQAKTINKKPLYEILVSVEEDDVKQPTKPNTKAINYENAYSKFNKNYEPAKPKFEIKEEPAKFEAKTASPEPYDPNESVLLNISAAAKEISTIANVDMNEIKEPNTNGMNKKIDDVAKQVSALSEKIGLITDMIWDEKAPNRNNLSIPPEFASIYKLAKQSGMKEEHLEAIMQTTLENLPVSMKSNPTAVKRYFYSLLRNMLPCRKEPSDKKQRIMMLVGPTGVGKTTTLAKLAARFAYGNEKRYKTGIITLDTYRIGAVEQLFQYAKMMKLPILDVIEIDDFQNAIKQLNYCDVILIDTTGNSQYDKEKLERLDKFLKHSGAKIDVNLVLSAGSKVEDLMEIYNGFSFLDIDTLIITKFDETKIFGNVFSLIYETNTPVSYFSVGQEVPDDLVEAKSEFLVECVFDGFTKQKASDE; from the coding sequence ATGGCTACAAAATTTCATACTTTTACAGGCGAGAGCACTATTGAGGCTTTAAAAAAGGCTCAAGAAACGTGTGGTGAAAAGGCCATACTAGTTACTACAAAACAAATTCAAGCCAAAACGATAAACAAAAAACCACTTTATGAAATTTTAGTAAGCGTCGAAGAAGACGACGTAAAGCAGCCCACAAAACCAAATACAAAAGCCATAAATTACGAAAATGCCTACTCTAAATTTAATAAAAACTATGAACCTGCTAAGCCAAAATTTGAGATAAAAGAAGAGCCGGCTAAATTTGAGGCAAAGACAGCTTCGCCCGAGCCTTATGATCCAAATGAGAGCGTGCTTTTAAATATCTCGGCTGCTGCAAAAGAGATAAGTACAATTGCAAATGTCGATATGAACGAGATCAAAGAGCCAAATACAAACGGCATGAATAAAAAAATAGACGACGTAGCAAAGCAAGTAAGCGCACTAAGCGAGAAAATAGGGCTCATAACCGACATGATCTGGGACGAAAAAGCCCCAAATCGCAATAATCTATCGATCCCGCCAGAGTTTGCTAGCATCTACAAGCTCGCAAAACAAAGTGGAATGAAAGAGGAGCATCTAGAGGCGATCATGCAAACGACGCTTGAAAATTTGCCAGTTTCTATGAAAAGCAACCCAACCGCAGTAAAGAGATACTTCTACTCGCTTTTGCGAAATATGCTGCCATGCAGAAAAGAGCCAAGCGATAAAAAACAACGTATCATGATGCTAGTTGGTCCAACCGGAGTTGGTAAGACTACGACTCTTGCAAAGCTAGCGGCTCGTTTTGCTTATGGCAATGAAAAGCGCTATAAAACAGGCATCATTACGCTTGATACGTACCGTATCGGAGCGGTTGAACAGCTATTTCAGTATGCAAAGATGATGAAGCTACCTATACTTGATGTCATCGAGATAGATGACTTTCAAAATGCTATCAAACAGCTTAATTATTGTGATGTGATACTTATTGATACGACTGGAAATTCTCAGTATGACAAAGAAAAGCTTGAAAGGCTTGATAAATTTTTAAAGCATAGCGGCGCAAAGATTGATGTAAATTTGGTCCTTTCGGCTGGCTCAAAAGTCGAAGACCTTATGGAAATTTATAATGGATTTTCATTTTTAGATATCGACACGCTCATAATCACAAAATTTGATGAGACAAAAATTTTTGGTAACGTCTTTTCGCTGATATATGAGACAAACACGCCTGTTAGCTACTTTAGCGTGGGGCAAGAGGTGCCTGATGATCTTGTGGAGGCGAAGAGCGAATTTTTAGTAGAGTGCGTGTTTGATGGCTTTACAAAACAAAAGGCTAGCGATGAATAA
- the fliY gene encoding flagellar motor switch protein FliY, giving the protein MMNDFFNIFSNELKATIEGLTGRAPEVGERNEFDAPTQNGIKPPVVMASVALSGDINAKTEIVCTPVLISAISEWMMGEEEISKNENLGSDELDAAKEIFSNLFSAFSTSLGAQKGMPKINFEVINVNFLDENSSLDFSVYEKLFLFNVKIEDLSEHIGFACDHSLMKFFEPTKTEAPATPASTPHVAKGDFSAEEMRNIGLIMDVRLPIRVRIGSKRMLLKDVLTMDIGSVIELNQLANDPLEILIGDKVIALGEVVIIDGNFGIQITQIGSKRERLQQLK; this is encoded by the coding sequence ATGATGAATGATTTTTTTAATATATTTTCTAATGAACTAAAAGCTACTATCGAAGGGCTTACAGGTAGAGCTCCAGAGGTTGGTGAGAGAAACGAATTTGATGCACCAACACAAAACGGTATAAAGCCTCCAGTGGTAATGGCTAGCGTTGCTTTAAGTGGCGATATCAATGCTAAAACAGAGATAGTATGCACTCCGGTTTTAATAAGTGCCATTAGCGAATGGATGATGGGCGAAGAGGAAATTTCAAAGAATGAAAATTTAGGCAGTGATGAGCTTGACGCTGCAAAAGAGATATTTTCAAACCTTTTTAGTGCTTTTAGTACATCTTTGGGCGCTCAAAAGGGTATGCCAAAGATAAATTTTGAAGTAATAAATGTAAATTTTTTAGATGAAAATTCTTCGCTTGATTTTAGTGTTTATGAAAAGCTATTTTTATTTAATGTCAAAATCGAAGACTTAAGCGAACATATCGGTTTTGCTTGCGATCATTCGTTGATGAAATTTTTTGAGCCAACAAAGACTGAAGCACCAGCTACACCAGCGAGCACCCCTCACGTAGCTAAGGGCGATTTTAGCGCTGAAGAGATGAGAAATATCGGTCTTATAATGGATGTTAGGCTACCTATTCGTGTTCGTATCGGCTCAAAAAGAATGCTCTTAAAAGATGTGCTTACCATGGATATTGGCTCAGTTATTGAGCTAAATCAATTAGCAAACGATCCACTAGAAATTTTGATCGGCGATAAGGTAATAGCCCTTGGCGAAGTTGTAATAATTGATGGAAACTTTGGCATCCAGATCACTCAGATAGGCTCAAAACGCGAGAGGCTTCAACAGTTAAAATAA